The Molothrus ater isolate BHLD 08-10-18 breed brown headed cowbird chromosome 1, BPBGC_Mater_1.1, whole genome shotgun sequence genome includes a window with the following:
- the PKIA gene encoding cAMP-dependent protein kinase inhibitor alpha, whose translation MTDVESTYADFIASGRTGRRNALHDILVSSPGGNSSELALKLSELDINKTEGEGDAQRNPSEQTGEAQGEAAKQES comes from the exons ATGACTGATGTGGAATCTACATATGCAGACTTTATTGCTTCAGGAAGAACAGGTAGAAGAAATGCATTACATGACATCCTTGTGTCCTCTCCGGGTGGGAACTCTAGTGAACTAGCCTTAAAGTTATCAGAGCTTGATATAAACAAAACAG aaggagaaggagatgcACAACGAAATCCAAGTGAGCAAACCGGGGAGGCCCAAGGGGAGGCAGCAAAGCAAGAAAGCTGA